In Gopherus evgoodei ecotype Sinaloan lineage chromosome 21, rGopEvg1_v1.p, whole genome shotgun sequence, a single window of DNA contains:
- the LOC115638388 gene encoding olfactory receptor 6B1-like, with product MENDTGVQEFILLGFPTILELQILLFVIFLVAYMLTLLENMVIIALIQTNHHLRKPMYFFLSHLSFLEAWYISVTIPKLLVNFLVENKSISFVGCMTQLYFFSSLLCTECVLLASMAYDHYVAICNPLRYPAIMTHQFCLQLAAVSWVSGFSISLVKVSFISQLTFCSPGIINHFFCDISPVLNLACTDMSLAETVDFALALIILMVPLSVTIVSYLCIIATILHLPTVQGRKKAFSTCASHLTVVIIFFSTSFFMYARPKKIHPFNLNKLVSVVYTIVTPMMNPFIYCLRNQEVKGALRKAFCGVIVVHQASVTDTALQRDREFHAGGI from the coding sequence ATGGAGAATGACACCGGTGTCCAGGAGTTCATCCTGCTGGGATTCCCAACCATCTTGGAGCTACAGATACTGCTCTTTGTGATATTCCTGGTGGCCTATATGCTGACCCTCCTGGAGAATATGGTCATCATTGCCTTGATCCAGACAAACCATCACCTCCGCaagcccatgtatttcttcctcagtcACCTCTCCTTCCTGGAAGCCTGGTACATCTCAGTCACCATCCCCAAACTGCTGGTGAATTTCCTGGTGGAGAACAAGAGCATCTCATTTGTGGGATGCATGACCCAACTCTACTTCTTCAGCTCCCTCTTATGCACTGAATGTGTCCTGCTGGCTTCCATGGCCTATGACCactatgtggccatctgcaaccCGCTGCGTTACCCAGCCATCATGACCCACCAGTTCTGCCTGCAGCTGGCAGCTGTCTCCTGGGTAAGTGGCTTCTCCATTTCCCTGGTCAAGGTGTCGTTCATCTCACAACTGACGTTTTGCAGCCCAGGGATcatcaaccatttcttctgtgacatctccCCAGTGCTGAATCTGGCCTGCACCGACATGTCACTGGCGGAGACGGTGGACTTTGCGCTAGCCTTGATCATCCTGATGGTCCCGCTCTCTGTGACCATTGTATCCTACCTGTGCATCATTGCCACCATCTTGCACCTCCCCACTGTCCAGGGGAGGaagaaagccttctccacctgtgcCTCCCACCTCACTGTGGTCATCATCTTCTTCTCAACCTCCTTCTTCATGTACGCCCGGCCCAAGAAGATCCACCCTTTTAACTTGAACAAGCTGGTGTCGGTTGTGTACACTATTGTCACCCCCATGATGAACCCCTTCATCTACTGCCTGAGAAACCAAGAAGTGAAGGGGGCACTAAGGAAAGCTTTCTGTGGTGTGATTGTTGTCCACCAGGCCTCTGTTACAGACACAGCCCTCCAAAGGGACAGAGAGTTCCATGCTGGTGGAATATGA
- the LOC115638389 gene encoding olfactory receptor 12-like, with the protein MSVAEPGRDANHTAVTEFILLGFGRGPGLQVIPFVMFLVIYIIAVLGNTILVLTIRANSSLHTPMYFLLMNLSLLDLCYSSVIAPRAAVSFLTVVKVISYRGCATQFFFFGLFVNTETFILTAMAYDRYTAICNPLLYPTTMSMPVCIQLVVGSYLCGSVNAMVQTGLTFTLRFCGSEIDHFFCDVPPLLTLSCTDTYINQMVMFALSGIIIVSTALIILVSYVYIISAVLQTRSAAGRYKTFSTCTSHIVAVSLFYGTVSFMYAQPSSLSFPDQSKVVSVFYTLVIPMLNPFIYSLRNKDVKEALRRTIGCIMVLK; encoded by the coding sequence atgtcagtggcagagccagggagagatgCGAACCACACTGCTGTGACGGAATTTATCCTGCTGGGGTTTGGAAGAGGTCCAGGGCTACAGGTGATCCCTTTTGTGATGTTCCTGGTGATTTACATAATAGCTGTGCTAGGGAACACCATCCTGGTCCTCACCATTAGAGCCAACTCTagccttcacacccccatgtacttcctcCTCATGAACCTGTCACTCTTAGACCTCTGCTACTCCTCTGTCATTGCCCCCAGAGCCGCAGTGAGCTTCTTAACAGTCGTCAAAGTCATTTCCTACAGGGGATGTGCCACTCAATTCTTCTTCTTCGGTCTCTTTGTAAATACTGAGACGTTCATCCTGACAGCCATGGCATATGATCGATACACCGCCATCTGCAACCCGCTTTTGTATCCCACCACCATGTCCATGCCAGTCTGCATTCAGCTGGTGGTTGGGTCCTATCTCTGTGGCAGCGTGAACGCCATGGTGCAAACCGGCTTGACCTTTACTCTGCGCTTCTGCGGCTCTGAGATCGATCACTTCTTCTGTGATGTTCCACCCCTGCTAACCCTCTCATGCACCGACACATACATCAATCAAATGGTGATGTTTGCCTTGTCAGGCATCATCATAGTGAGCACTGCCCTGATCATTCTTGTCTCATATGTCTATATAATCTCTGCTGTCCTCCAGACTCGCTCTGCTGCGGGCAGGTACAAgaccttctccacctgcacctcccacatAGTAGCTGTGAGTTTATTTTACGGGACTGTTTCCTTCATGTATGCCCAGCCAAGTTCATTGTCCTTTCCAGATCAGAGCAAAGTGGTGTCTGTGTTTTACACCCTAGTCATCCCCATGTTGAATCCCTTCATCTACAGCCTAAGGAACAAGGACGTGAAAGAAGCTTTGAGAAGAACCATAGGCTGCATAATGGTTTTGAAATGA